Part of the Sinorhizobium sp. BG8 genome, TGCAGGGACGTCCGAGCTCGATCGCGTGACCTCTACCGTGGCCACCCGTATCGCCGATAGCCTCACCGCGGGGACGTCCGAGCTCGACCGCGCGAGTGCTGCGGCCTCTGCCCGGATCGGCGAGACGCTGTCCACCGGCGCTTCCGAGCTGGATCGCATCAGCACAGCCGCCGTTACGCGCGTCTCCGAAGGCATCTCCGGCCACGCCGAGGAACTGGAGCGCGTCGGTAACGAGATCTCCGGTCGCCTTGCCGGCGCCCTCTCCGGCCCGATCTCCGAGATCGACCGTATCGCCAGCGAGGCTTCCTTCCGACTTTCCGAGACTCTCGGCGAGAAGATTTCGGACATCGATCGCGTCAGCGACGAAGCCGCCAACCGCATCGGCGGGACGATCGACGAGCGCACCGGGCGCATCGAGGAACGCCTGTCCACCATGGACAAGGCCCTCACGATCGGCCTCGACAACGTCAACCGCACCATCGATGGCAAGGCCGCCGGACTTGCGCAGACCCTGCGCGAAGCCGTGACCAATGCGACCGAGGAGATGGATGCCCAGGCCGTTCGTTCGGCACAGTCCATCGCCAAGACCGGCGAAGAGTTCGTGACCCTTGGCAACTCGCTTCGCGGAGCCATGTCCAGGGCGGCCCAGGAAATGGGCGCCGAAGCATTGCGGGCCACCGAAACGATCGCAAAGAGCGGCGACGAGTTCGCAAGCGCTCTTGCCGCCCGCAGCGAAGCCTTCACGCGCTCTGTCGAGCAGAGCACGGTTGCCGCCGCAGAGCGTTTCGCCGAAACGGAGGGCCGCATCGAGAACCAGAGCAGCGCCATCCGCCAGGGCCTTTCGGACGTCGAGAAGGCACTCGAGGCACGCGGCGCCGCAATCCGCGCCACCCTCGACGACCGTACGCGCGAACTCAACTCCATGCTGGCCAGCCGCTCGGCGGAACTGTCCAAGCTCATCGAGGAACAGGCACGTCCCGTCATTGACCAGTACGCTGCGACCGGTCGCGAGGCCGCCGAGCGCCTGTCGGCTGTCGCGCAGGAAAGCGCAGATCGCCTGAAGGCGGAGAACGCGGCCCTCATCAATGCGATCAGCTCGCGCACAGCCGACACGCTGAGCGCCATCACGGCCCGCACGGAGGAAGCAGCCCAGACGCTGAACGCCGCCGAGAACAGCCTGCAGGGCAGCGTGCTCGCACTGATCGGCCGTCTCTCCCAGAGCAACGGCGCGATCTCGGAGCTGATCGAACAGGCGGGCACCACGCTCGCCCAGGTAGACGAACGCCTCGTCGGAACGTCCGAGCGCTTCTCGTCCTCCGCCGAACGGGCAGCAGACATGGTATCCACCACGACTCGCCTGCTCGAGGGCAAGGTCGACCGCCTCTCGAACATTTCGTCCGGCACCCTTTCGCAGATCGGTGGCATCGTGAGCCGCTTCGAGGATCATTCGAAGATCCTCGGTCAGGCATCTGACCTGCTGTCGGCCGCCCAGTCCAACCTCGTCACGACGCTCGAAGAGCGCCAGGATGCGCTGCGTGCCCTCTCCGTCGGTCTCGTTCAGCGGTCCGAGGAAATAGAGCAGACCATGCGTTCGCTCGAAGGCATGGTGGAAGGCGTCTTCTCGCGCGCCGAGGCTCGCTCGGGCGAGATCGCAAACAATCTGAAGACCGGCATCCAGGGCTCGTTCAGCGACGTTGGACGCATTCTCGGAGAAACGGAAAAGCGCGCAGAGAATGCCGCTATTTCGCTGCGCGAGACGCTCGCGCGGGCCGGTGAGGAAGCTGGCCGCTCCGTCGAGGGTGCCTTCTCGGGCGCCGAGGCACGCACCAAGGAAGTTGCCGAGCGTCTGCGCGGCAGCGTCAGCACGACGCTCGCGGACGTCGACCGCCTGCTCGGCGAATCCGGCAAGAAGTCGGATGCCGCCGCAGCCCAGATGCGCGAAGCACTGCGGGGCGCTGTCGAGGAAGCTATGGGCAAGTTCTCCGGCGCAACCGACGAAATCCGCCGCGCTGCCACGGAAATCCGCAAGGAACTGGATCAGACGCGCGGCGAGCTGAAGCGCGGCGCCTTCGACCTTCCCGAGGAAGCCAAGGAGAACGCCGCCCAGATGCGCCGGGCAGTCAGCGAGCAGATCAAGGCGCTGCAGGACCTGTCCGACATCATCGGCAAGTCTGCCAGCACGCTCGAAATCTCGCGGCCCGTCGCCCAGGCGCCAGTCGTCCAGACGCCTGTTGCCCAGCCCGCCGTGGTCGTTCAGGCGCCGCCCGCACAGGTCGTCCAGCAGCCGGCCGTCACCCAGCCGGTCCAGCAGCCCGCTCGCACCGAGCGGCGGGAGGAAACCCCTGCGCTCCGCGGAAGCCTCGGCATCGAGCGTGCAGCTCCCCAGGCGACGCGCAGCGAGCCCGCCCGTTCCCAGCCGGTGGCAAGCCAGAACGGCGAAGGCGGCTGGGTCCGCGATCTCCTGCGTGGGGCATCCCGCGAGGAATCCCAGTTCGGCACGCAGCAGCGCGGCGACAACCAGATGACCCGGGCAGCCGACACGCGCAATCCCCGGCACGTGGTCGAGTCCCTCAACTCGCTCTCGGTCGATATCGCCCGCGCCATAGACCATGACGCCTCGGTGGACCTCTGGCGCCGCTATCAGCGCGGCGAGCGCGACGTCTTCACGCGTCGCCTCTACACACTGAAGGGCCAGCAGACCTTCGACGAGATCAAGCGCAAGTACGATCGCGAGCAGGAGTTCCGCACGGCGGTCGATCGCTACATCAGCGATTTCGAGAAGCTTCTGGCCGACGTTGCCCGCAACGACCGTGACAAGACGCTGACCCAGACCTACCTGACCTCCGACACCGGCAAGGTCTACACCATGCTCGCTCACGCGGCTGGCCGTCTCAGCTGACGGACACCGCCCGAGAGATCGGGACATCGGAAACGCGATAGAATTGAGAAAAGGCCGCGCGAGCGGCCTTTTTCATGTCGCCGGTTTGCGTCTGGCGTCGTGGCTCCTCGGTGACGGACCGTCGCGATCAGCCGACTGCCGCCGCCGTGCCCGATCCCTATACGCGCGCGAAAAAGACACGGCATTTCATCGCCCTATGGCGAAGCGCTCGTGCAATGGTTGGAAAATGGGTAGAGCGGTCAGGAGCTACGTCAGATGGACGAAAGCGTCCAGGCGACGATTTCCGCGGTGGCCGAAGCCGACGCGGCGTCGAGTGCTGCGACGAAGTCGGGATTGGCGGCGCCCGAGACCGGAGCCGTTGTCCGGAACGACTTCTGAGCGCGGACCGTGCCGTTGCGATCGTTGAGGATCTTGGCATAGATCTCCACGACGGCCGTATCGGCGCCGGACGTCTGGATTTCGAAGGAGCGGATGTTGGTGACGACCTGGTAGTCGATCGCAAGCCCTTCGCCGGGCCTTCCGACCCCGCCGACGCGACCGGAATTCTCGAAGGCCTGAATCAGCTTCGCCTGGACGATTTTCGGCAGGCGGTCGCTCCACTGCGAATTCGCGAGGTTCTGTATCTCCGTGCTCGACGTCCTGACGACGACCTGCTGGCTGTCGAGCGCCTTGAGCGCGGACGGTTCCGGAACGAGGATCTGCCTGTTGCGGGCGGAAGGTCCTTCGACGAGCGGTACGGCAGACAGTCCGTAGGTATCGTTCTTTGCCTTCCCGCTGCCGCAGGCCGTAAGCGTCGCCGCCAGTACGGAAACCAGCGCCAATCTTGCCGCTGCTCCGCCAAGTGGGCGCCCCCTACCCGATACCCTCATCTGCACACGTACCTCTTAGCGCATTGCCGAGCGGCGAAGAGGTGACCGGCAGAAGAAACAACCATCAGTCGTTCCGGCTCTGCACACCAAGGTTGGATTCGCCGCGAATCCAAGCGTTAACAATGTCTAGCAGTCCCCCGGCTGGGTGTCACCGGCAGGCGCGCATACAAATTGGCCGTGTCGTTGCATGCGTTCGCGGGTGTGGAAGTCCCGCCACACCCGCCCGGGTTCAGCGGCGCGTGCGCCCGTCGAACTGCTTCACGGTTTCGCCGCCGAACAGCAGGCGCTGGGGATTGCGATTGAAGTCGGAGATCGTGCTGTCGAGGTTGTCCACGGTGCGGCGCGTATCGCTCACGAGCGTCTGTACGTCCCTGAGGCCGGTGCTGGTGAAGCGTTGCAGGTTGTCGGCAATCGGTCCGATACGGCCGTTCAGCGAATCGGCAACATTCCGGAAGGATTGCAGCGTTTCGCGCGCCTCGGCGAACAGCGATTGCGTGTTCCCCTCGCCCAGCACGCCGTCGAGCTTGGCGAGAATGCCGTCGACGCGCGTCGAAGCGGCATTGAGCTTGCCCGCCATCTCCCTGACGTCGGTGATCGTCTGGTCGATATCCTCCTGGCGCGAGCCGATCTTCTCGGCCACTCCGCTGAACGAAGCGATGGCCTTGCGTGCGTCGGCGCTCGCGGCGGAGACGTCGTTGACGACGTTTCCGACCTTTTGCGGATCGACGCTCAGAACAAGCTTGTCCAGCCGGTCGAGCGAGGCGGTTGCGTTCTGGCCGAGAACCCGGAACGTCTCGGCCGCATTTTTGAAGCTGTCGACCGTTGCCTTGATGTCCCCCGAAGCAGATGCGATGTCGGTCGTCACCTTGTCCACGTTGCTGACGACATGGTCGACCTTCTTGGGATCGACCGCCTTGATCAGTGCGTCGATGGACGCCATCGTCTCGTCGAGCCGACCTGACATGCCCTTGAAGGTCTCGGAAAGCCCGCCGATGCTCTGCAGGAAGGCGTCGATATTGTCCGAGTTGCGGGTGAGCGCGTCGGAGAAGCGTTCCGCATTGCGGATCGTGGTGGTCAGCGGGCCACGGGCGTCGGAAACGAACCCCTGGACATCCGCGATCGCCGAATCGGCGCGTTTCAGGATCTTGTCCGCCGTCGCCAGAAGGTTGGTGACGCTCGACTGCTCGGCCGTCAGGATCGCCGTGCCGTTGTTGTCGAGCGCGTCGCGCAGGATATTGGGATCGTTGACCGCACCACCGCCGAGCTCGATATAGGCGGCGCCTGTCAGGCCCTGCACCTCAAGCACGGCCTTGGTCGACTTCTTGACCGGCGCGGCCGTCTGAACCTCGGTCAGCGCAATGGAGAAGCGCGGATCGTCCGAATCGATTGCGAGGCTGCGCACCGTACCGACGGGAATGCCGTTGAACCGCACCGGTGAGCCGACGCTGAGGCCATTGGCGGACCCCGGAATGCGGATCGCCAGCGGCGCCATCTCGCCGCCCCGGCCGTATTGCGACATCCAGTAGACAAATCCGAAGGCCGCGGCCATGACGAGAACAGTGAATAAGCCGACGAGGGCGTAGTTGGCCTTAGTTTCCATGTATCATGCGTTCCCGTCTTTGGTTGGCATCCGTTCTGCGTCCTGACTACTCGTGCCGGGGAATGGAGCGGGCGCGCTTGCCCCTGAAGTATGATTTCACCCAGGGGTCGTCGCAACCGAGCATATCGTCGACCGTTCCCTCGACGAGCACCCGCTTCTGACCGAGCACCGCGATCCGGTCGCAGACCGAAAAGAGGCTGTCGAGGTCGTGGGTTACCATATACACGGTCAATCCGAGAGTGTCGCGCAGTTTGGCGATCAGGTCGTCGAATTCGGACGCCCCGATCGGGTCGAGCCCCGATGTCGGTTCGTCCAGGAAGACCAGGTCGGGATCGAGGGCGAGCGCGCGGGCAAGTGCCGCGCGCTTGATCATCCCGCCCGAAAGTTCGGAAGGAAACTTGGAGGCAGCTTCCGGGGCGAGGCCCACGAGTTCGATCTTCAGCCGCGCCAGTTCATCCATCATCGGCTGCGGCAGATCGAGATACTCCCGCATCGGCACCTGGATGTTCTCCAGAACCGTGAGTGACGAGAAGAGCGCCCCGTGCTGGAACAGAACCCCAAGCCGCATGTCGAGTGCGATGCGTTCCTCGTCGGTGGCCTTGTCGAAGTCGGCACCCAGGATATGGATCGATCCCCCGCGGCGCGGCAGAAGCCGGAGCACGGTGCGCATCAGCACGGACTTGCCCGCCCCCGATGCGCCGACGAAACCGAGGATCTCGCCCCGGTATATGTCGAGGTTCAGCCGGTCGAGCACGAGATTGTCACCGAAGCCCACCGTCAAATCCTTGACGGAGAGCACCACTTCCGGGGTCTTGAGCGAATGGGCGCTGTTCATCTCACACCTGCCGATCAGAAATCTATGGCGGCGTAGAAAACCGCGAAAAGGCCGTCGACCAGGATGACGACGAAGATCGACTTCACGACGGACGCCGTCACCCTCCGGCCGAGCGATTCGGCGCTTCCGCCGACCTTCAGCCCCTCCACCGATGCGACGATACCGATGATGAGGGCCATGAATGGCGCCTTGATCATACCGGAGACGATGGTGGACAGGTCGATCGCCTCCTTCAGCCGCGACAGGAACGTGTCATAGGTGACGCCGGAATAAAGGTCGGCGACGACGGCCGCGCCGAACAGCGCAGCGAAGTTTGCAATGATTGTCAGAAGCGGCAACGCCACGGTGAGCGCCACAAGCCGCGGAAAAACCAGCACGCCGATGGGGCTGAGGCCCATCACCTTCAGCGCGTCGACTTCCTCGCGCATCTTCATCGAGCCGATTTCGGCGGTGATCGCACTTCCTGAACGTCCAGCGATCATGATCGCGGTCAGGAGCACGCCGATTTCGCGAAGCTGCAGGATACCGACGAGATCGACCACGAAGACTTCCGCGCCGAAGTAGCGTAGCTGGAAGGCCCCCTGCTGGGCGATGATTGCACCGATGAGGAAGGACATCAGCGTGATGATCGGCACCGCCCGTACGCCCATATGGTCGATCTGGTGCACGACGGCAGCGGGCGAGAGGCCGCCCTTGCGTCCGAGCTTCAGTTGCGCTCCCCTGACTGCAGATCCGAGAATGAACAGGGCAGCGACGACATCGCTCCAGATCTCGGCCATCGTCTCGCCGATCGGCGCGAATATGCGCACGAACAGTCGCGTATCCTCCTCCTCGGCCTTGGGTTGCGGGAGTTGCTCCGGCAGTGCCGAGACGAGATCCGCATAGCGCGCGCCGTCGTCAGTCAGCTGGACCTCGATGCCCGCAGCCTGACGGTCGGACATCGCCTTGCGAATCAGCCATGCCCCCGCCGTGTCCAGCCCCTCGACTTCGCTGAGATCGATCTGCAGCCGCCCCCCGCGGTTGGACTTCTCGAGATCGGCAAGCCGTCTTTGCGCGGCCACGGCCGTCTGGTGCGTCCAGTCGCCGGACAGCCGCCAGACTTCGCCGTTGCCATCGGGTAGACTGTCGGTCCTGATTTGTGCGGGGGCGTCCGATGGCGGGTTCAAGTCTCTTGCATCTTCCGGTGCTTAGGGTCAGGAAATATGCGTCACTCATACCGGCTCGGTTGCAATCTGTCACCGACAGAACCTTCGTTCAGTGATGCCGGACGCCGAAATTCCATGCTACGGGAAACAGATATGTCACGCACCCTCACGACCACAAGCGAAAGCTTCCCGATCGCCGGTACATTCACCATTTCCCGCGGTGCCAAGACGACTGCGGAGGTCGTGACATGCCGGATCTCCGCAGGCGCCCATGTGGGTTGGGGCGAGTGCGTTCCCTATGGCCGCTATGGCGAAACGGTCGCTTCGGTGCTGGACCAGATAAGCGCTGTCGCCGCCGAGATCGAGGCAGGCGCAAACCGCGTGGATCTGCAGAGCCTGATTTCCGCCGGTGCCGCCCGAAATGCGCTCGACTGCGCCCTTTGGGACCTCGAGGCCAAGACTGCCGGCCGGCCGGTCTGGTCCATGATCGGCCGGGACGAGCCCTCGCCGCTCGTCACCGCCTATACCATCTCCCTCGGCGAACCGGACGTTATGGCGAAGGCTGCCGCCGAGCATGCCCATCGGCGCCTGCTGAAGGTCAAGTTGGGCACCAGCGACGACGTGAGCCGAATCCGTGCGGTGCGGGCCGCCGCCCCTCAGAGCGACATTATCGTCGATGCGAACGAAGGCTGGACTGCCGACTCTCTCGCCCGCCATTTCAACGCATGCGCCGAGGCAGGCATTGCGCTTGTCGAACAGCCGCTTCCGGCCGGCAAGGACGAAGCGCTTCGGCATATGGCCCGCCCTGTACCCGTTTGCGCAGACGAGAGCGTCCACCTGTCGGGCGATCTTGCAGCACTGTGCGACCGGTACGATGCGATCAACATAAAACTCGACAAGGCCGGAGGCCTCACCGAGGCCCTCGCCATGCGCGACACAGCCCGTGCGCTCGGGCTGAAGGTCATGGTCGGCTGCATGGTCGGCACGTCTCTCGGCATGGCGCCGGGCGTGCTTCTTGCCCAGGGCGCGGAATTCGTCGATCTCGACGGCCCGCTGCTCCTGGCGCGTGACCGCGTACCGGGTTTGCACTATGAAGCCTCGGAGGTCTTCCCGCCCGAAGGCAGGCTCTGGGGCTGACATTTTCGCGCCAGGAGCACGAAGGCGAAGCCGGTCGCGGCCACCACGGACATCAGGTAGAAGGCCTTCACGCCGTACCAGGCGTAGGCATAGCCGGAAACGAACGTCGCGATCGCCATGAATATGCCGTTGTAAAGAAAGTAGACCCCCTGGGCCGAGGCTTCCCGGTCCTCGGAAACCCTCTGCACGATGCGGTTCTGGACACCGATATGGATGCTCGCATAGGTAAAGGCGTGCAGACATTGCAGGGCGAAATAGCCTTCGAGGCCGACGTCCTGCGGGTAGAAGAGCCAGCGCGCAACGGCTACGGCGCAGCCGAAGATGATCATCGACCACAGGCTGAAGCGGCGCCTCAGCTGCACGGCGAATACGAAAACCAGCACTTCGGCGAAGACGCCCGCGCTCCACAGCAGGCCGATCTGCGTCCCGGTGAAGCCGAGCGTTTCCCAGTAGATCACTGAAAACGCGAAGAGCAGTGCGTGGCTGGCATTCACCAGCGCCGCCCCGACAAGCATGAACTGCACGTCCTTCTGGCGCAGTGAGCTCGCCGGGCCGACGGCGAGCGCCGAGATGGGCGACGGTCGGCGCGGCTTGCCGATTCGCGGCGCCATGAGCGCCACAAGCACCATCGAAACGAAACCGGTCGCCATCGACGGCAGAACCATCGCTCCACCGTACAGCCCCGAAAGCCATCCGCCGACCATCGTGGCGGCGATGAAGGCCAAAGACCCCCAGTATCGCATCTTCCCGTAGTCGAAGTTCCAGCGCCGCACGCCGCTGAGCGCAATCGCCTCGGTAATCGGCACGAACGGGGCATAGACAGCACCCTGCAGCGTGTAGATGAGAAGAACCGGCCAGAAGCTGTTGCTGAGGAACAGCGCGCAGGCGGTCATCAGCGACAATACCGCCGACCAGACCAGCACATGCGCGCGCTCGCCGATACGATCGGCAAGGACCCCGGCAAGCGGCGCCGTAAACACCCGGACGACCATCGGCACCGCGAGCACGATGCCGATCTGGAAGTCGTCAAACGCCAGTGAGGAGAGCCACAGGGGAAAAAACGGGAGGCCGATGCCATTGACCAGCATCGGCGCTGAGAAAACGAGCGCGATCCGCTCGGCGAAAAACCGCGGCGCGCCTGACGTTGGCGTCGTACCCTGCTGGGCGTTCATGTGAGGAACCTGAAGCGAGAGAGACTCTCGATCTACCACGACGAGGTACGTACGCCAATCCGTGAATGTGTATTGCTCATCATTGCTGTGATGCGACGCACAGACGCAAGGATCAGGCCGCTTCGGGCTGCCTTCCGGCGGGAAGGTCGATCCCGATCGGCAGGGTGACCTGTTCGGGGGCGGTCAGGCTGCCGGTCGCGCCGAAGTGTCGCCACGTCACGAGTTCCATGCGACCGTCGAAATTCTCGACGATCGCCGTGCAGCTTTCGACCCAGTCTCCGGTGTTGATGTAGCGGATCCCGTCAATGTCCTCGATGGTCGCGTGATGGATGTGCCCGCAGATCACCCCGTCGGCCGCATGCTTGCGCGCCTCTTCCGCCACGACCCGCTGGAATTCGCCGATGAAGTTCACGGCATGCTTCACCTGAAGCTTGGCCCAGGCCGAGAATGACCAGTACGGCAGGCCGATCCGCCGGCGCACCGCAGCAAGCGCGATGTTGATCGCCATGGCCGCGTCGTAGGCCCAGTCGCCGAGATAGGCGAGCATGCGGGCGTTGCGCACGACGACATCGAATTCGTCGCCGTGAAGGACGAGATATCGCCGCCCGTCGGCAGCCTCGTGCAGCATCTGCGGTACCACTTCGATGCCGCCGAAATGTGTTCCCGGAAAATCGCGGAGAAACTCGTCGTGATTGCCCGGAATATAGACGATGCGCGTCCCCTTGCGCGCCTTGCGCAGGAGCTTCTGGACGACGTCGTTGCAGCTCTGCGGCCAGTACCAGTTTCGCTTCAGCCGCCACCCGTCGATGATGTCCCCGACCAGCACGATCGTGGCGGCCTCATGGTGGCGGAGGAAGTCGAGGAGGAAATCGGCCTTTGCCGCCTTGGAACCCAGGTGGATGTCGGACAGGAAGAGGGTACGAACATGCCTGACATGCGGCTCTGCCTTGATGGGGGACATCCTTGATCTCTCCGGGTACTGACTTGGGCGTGAAAGCGCGCCGGCCCTTAGTCCGGGTAAAACCAGACTCGTGTATCAGGAAAATGACAGGCCCTCCGTGACCGGAGCGCCCGCTGATATTGTTTCTTGCAAGCCCGGTCATTTGAGGCTTTATGGCGTCAACGGGATTCACGGCACGCTGGAGACGGCTCCGGACATCTCGCGGCGAAGTGGCGCGGAACTGGAAGAGAGCACGATGACGACGGGTGACAAGACGAAGAAGCCAACACCGGCAAGCGGCGATATCGACCAGCAGGCACTGTTCTTTCACCGTCACCCGCGCCCCGGCAAGCTCGAGATCCAGCCGACCAAGCCTCTCGGCAACCAGCGCGACCTCGCACTCGCCTACTCTCCCGGCGTCGCCGCGCCCTGCCTGGCGATCCGCGACAACGCCGAGACGGCCGCGGAGTACACCGCGCGCGCCAACCTCGTCGCCGTCATTTCCAACGGAACCGCCGTTCTCGGTCTCGGCAACATCGGCCCGCTTGCTTCCAAGCCGGTCATGGAAGGCAAGGCGGTCCTGTTCAAGAAGTTTGCCGGCGTGGACGTCTTCGACATCGAGATCGACGCGCCAACCGTGGACGAGATGGTCAATGTCATCTCCGCGCTGGAGCCGACGTTCGGCGGCATAAACCTTGAGGACATCAAGGCACCCGAATGCTTTGACGTGGAACGTCGCCTGCGCGAGAAGATGGATATTCCGGTCTTCCACGACGACCAGCATGGAACGGCGATCATCGTCGCGGCCGCGATCCTCAACGGCCTCGAGCTCGCAGGCAAGGATATCGCCAAGGCGAAGATCGTGGCCTCCGGCGCGGGCGCTGCCGCGCTTGCCTGTCTGAACCTGCTTGTCACTCTCGGCGCGCAACTGGAAAACATCTGGGTCCACGACCTCGAGGGGCTCGTCTACAAGGGCCGCGAAGTCCTGATGGATCCCTGGAAGTCCGTCTATGCGCAGGAGAGCGACAAGCGCCAGCTTTCCGAGACGATCGACGGTGCGGACGTCTTCCTCGGCCTTTCCGCCGCAGGCGTGCTCAAGCCCGAGCTGCTGGCGCGCATGGCCGAAAAGCCGCTGATCATGGCGCTCGCCAATCCGACGCCGGAAATCATGCCCGAGGAAGCGCGTGCAGCCCGTCCCGATGCGATGATATGCACGGGACGCTCCGATTTCCCGAACCAGGTGAACAACGTTCTGTGCTTCCCCTACATCTTCCGCGGCGCGCTTGATTGCGGCGCCCGCACGATCAACGAGGAGATGAAGATGGCGGCGGTCAGGGCGATTGCCGCGCTTGCCCGCGAGGAGCCCTCCGACGTCGCCGCACGCGCCTATTCCGGTGATACGCCCGTCTTCGGCCCCGACTACCTGATCCCCTCGCCGTTCGACCAGCGGCTCATCCTGCGCATTGCGCCCGCGGTGGCGCGCGCAGCAGCTGAATCGGGCGTCGCTGCGCGTCCGATCACGGATTTCGATGCCTATATGGACCAGCTGAACCGCTTCGTGTTCCGCTCCGGCTTCATCATGAAGCCTATCTTCGCGGCAGCGAAGGCGGCGGAGAAGAAGCGAGTGATCTTCGCCGAGGGCGAGGACGAGCGCGTGCTTCGTGCCGCCCAGGTCCTTCTCGAAGAGGCGACCGCCAAGCCGATCCTCATCGGACGCCCCCAGATCATCGAGACGCGCCTCAGACGCTATGGCCTGCGCATTCGCCCGGGAACCGACTTCGAGGTCGTCAACCCGGAAGACGATCCGCGCTACCGCGACTATGTCGACGAGTACTTCGGCCTCGTCGGCCGCCTGGGAGTGATCCCGGAAGCCGCGCGCACGATCGTGCGTACGAACCAGACCGTCATCGGCGCGCTCGCGGTGCGACGCGGGGATGCGGACGCGCTGATCTGCGGCGTCGAGGGACGCTATAGCCGCCACCTTCGCGATGTCTCGCAGATCATCGGCAAGAAGGCGGGCGTTATCGACTTCTCCGGCCTCAGCCTCCTGATCTCCCAGCGCGGCGCGACCTTCTTCACCGATACCTACGTCACGTTCGACCCGTCGGCCGAGGAAGTCGCCGAGATGACCATAATGGCGGCGCAGGAAATCCGCCGCTTCGGGATCACGCCGCGTGCCGCTCTCGTCTCGCACTCGAACTTCGGCTCACGCGATTCCGTCAGCGCCTCGAAGATGCGCAGGGCTCTCGATATCCTCAGGGAAATGGCTCCGGAACTAGAGGTCGACGGCGAAATGCATGGTGATTCCGCCATCTCGGAGTCGCTTCGCCAGCGCGTCATGCCGAACAGCACCCTTTCAGGCGAGGCCAACCTGCTCGTCTTCCCGAACCTCGATGCCGCCAACATCACGCTGGGTGTCCTCAAGACGATGACCGACGGTCTGCACGTCGGGCCGATCCTGCTCGGCACCGCCATGCCGGCCCATATCCTGTCGCCATCTGTAACCTCGCGCGGCGTGGTCAACATGGCGGCACTTGCCGTGGTCGAGGCTTCGTTCCCCGCCTAGCGCGGGGCGCCGCCGACTGTGTCCGGTAAGTTCGCCAGAGCGCGACCGGGCACACCGGGTTTAGGCAGAGCGAATTTGCCGGTCTGCGGCATCAGAAAATGCAAAAGGCCGGACATCACCTGTCCGGCCTTTCGATTTTGGTGAGCAATCTTCAGAGGTTTCGGAGCCTGTCCGACCACTCTTCCGCCTTGCCGGCGCCGGCGGCCTTCCAGGGCGAACCCTTCAGCCCCAGCCTCTCGCGCAGTCCCATGGCGTTGATGATCAGGCGATTCATGCGCGTCCTGATGGCCGGAAGCGATGCAACATGCATTCCGGTGAACGGCAGGAAGGGATTGCGGCGAAGCGATCCATAGATCTCGATCCGCGTCGTGGTCTTGTAGCTCGGGCAACGGGCATGGAAACCGTGCGTGTCGGCGACGATCAGCGTGTTCGCCTTCACCACCATCCTAACCGGCTGGCCGTAGCCGAGTGCGCCCAGCTCGTCGGGCATGATCCGCAACGAACCGCGCGCCGAATACTTGTTTTCGATCGTATCCGAATTCTCGCTGATACGCCGCTCCCAGGCCATCCGCTGATCGGTGACCTTGTGCGAACCGGGCACATACGAAAACGGGCCGTCCTCGTCGCCAACATCCTTCAGAAACAGCCATGCCTTGGCGGTCGGCTGGAACGTGTCGCTGTGCAGCGCGGTTTGCGGGTCGACGCCCGAGTGCGTGACCGCCGACGGCAGGGCCATCACCACCTGGACAACAAGCAGCG contains:
- a CDS encoding MFS transporter, with the protein product MNAQQGTTPTSGAPRFFAERIALVFSAPMLVNGIGLPFFPLWLSSLAFDDFQIGIVLAVPMVVRVFTAPLAGVLADRIGERAHVLVWSAVLSLMTACALFLSNSFWPVLLIYTLQGAVYAPFVPITEAIALSGVRRWNFDYGKMRYWGSLAFIAATMVGGWLSGLYGGAMVLPSMATGFVSMVLVALMAPRIGKPRRPSPISALAVGPASSLRQKDVQFMLVGAALVNASHALLFAFSVIYWETLGFTGTQIGLLWSAGVFAEVLVFVFAVQLRRRFSLWSMIIFGCAVAVARWLFYPQDVGLEGYFALQCLHAFTYASIHIGVQNRIVQRVSEDREASAQGVYFLYNGIFMAIATFVSGYAYAWYGVKAFYLMSVVAATGFAFVLLARKCQPQSLPSGGKTSEAS
- a CDS encoding NADP-dependent malic enzyme, with product MTTGDKTKKPTPASGDIDQQALFFHRHPRPGKLEIQPTKPLGNQRDLALAYSPGVAAPCLAIRDNAETAAEYTARANLVAVISNGTAVLGLGNIGPLASKPVMEGKAVLFKKFAGVDVFDIEIDAPTVDEMVNVISALEPTFGGINLEDIKAPECFDVERRLREKMDIPVFHDDQHGTAIIVAAAILNGLELAGKDIAKAKIVASGAGAAALACLNLLVTLGAQLENIWVHDLEGLVYKGREVLMDPWKSVYAQESDKRQLSETIDGADVFLGLSAAGVLKPELLARMAEKPLIMALANPTPEIMPEEARAARPDAMICTGRSDFPNQVNNVLCFPYIFRGALDCGARTINEEMKMAAVRAIAALAREEPSDVAARAYSGDTPVFGPDYLIPSPFDQRLILRIAPAVARAAAESGVAARPITDFDAYMDQLNRFVFRSGFIMKPIFAAAKAAEKKRVIFAEGEDERVLRAAQVLLEEATAKPILIGRPQIIETRLRRYGLRIRPGTDFEVVNPEDDPRYRDYVDEYFGLVGRLGVIPEAARTIVRTNQTVIGALAVRRGDADALICGVEGRYSRHLRDVSQIIGKKAGVIDFSGLSLLISQRGATFFTDTYVTFDPSAEEVAEMTIMAAQEIRRFGITPRAALVSHSNFGSRDSVSASKMRRALDILREMAPELEVDGEMHGDSAISESLRQRVMPNSTLSGEANLLVFPNLDAANITLGVLKTMTDGLHVGPILLGTAMPAHILSPSVTSRGVVNMAALAVVEASFPA
- a CDS encoding phytanoyl-CoA dioxygenase family protein codes for the protein MRISSVLMSPLYALQLASGAKSFADNPIIGSKRLNRMGLHEKRVSIAMKMADWRRKSLAGSVSADHRRQYEENGFVKIENFLSPEVFAQVQKELDTSDFDRFDMLQGSTVTRRALIDDADLESRPGFKAARNDPRIKNLLRYVSSHAGEPLLVVQVVMALPSAVTHSGVDPQTALHSDTFQPTAKAWLFLKDVGDEDGPFSYVPGSHKVTDQRMAWERRISENSDTIENKYSARGSLRIMPDELGALGYGQPVRMVVKANTLIVADTHGFHARCPSYKTTTRIEIYGSLRRNPFLPFTGMHVASLPAIRTRMNRLIINAMGLRERLGLKGSPWKAAGAGKAEEWSDRLRNL